In a genomic window of Colius striatus isolate bColStr4 chromosome 2, bColStr4.1.hap1, whole genome shotgun sequence:
- the POPDC3 gene encoding popeye domain-containing protein 3, which yields MGENASFWESLIYAHPTCTTWKQEAEGSIYHLASILFVVGFMGGSGFFGLLYVFSLLGLGFLCSSVWAWLDVCAADIFSWNFILFAICFVQFVYVTYQVRSVSFDREFQELYSALFQPLGISLTVYRKIVLCCDAEVVTLEKEHCYAMQGKTPIDKLSLLVSGRIRVTVDGEFLHYIFPLQFLDSPEWDSLRPTEEGIFQVTLTAETDCRYVAWRRKKLYLLFAKHRFISRLFSVLIGSDIADKLYALNDRVHVGNDSRYDIRLPNLYHVALPESPPVQLSHRLQRGSPRRQPAALTHCGPLGTRA from the exons ATGGGAGAAAATGCAAGTTTTTGGGAAAGTTTGATATATGCACATCCTACGTGTACTACCTGGAAGCAAGAGGCAGAGGGATCCATCTACCACCTAGCCAGTATTCTCTTTGTGGTGGGCTTCATGGGTGGAAGTGGATTCTTTGGGCTGCTCTACGTTTTCAGCTTGCTGGGGTTGGGCTTTCTCTGCTCCTCCGTTTGGGCTTGGCTGGatgtctgtgctgctgacatATTCTCTTGGAATTTCATACTGTTTGCTATATGCTTCGTCCAGTTCGTTTACGTCACCTACCAAGTTCGGAGTGTTTCCTTCGACAGAGAATTCCAGGAGCTCTACAGTGCTCTCTTCCAGCCTCTGGGAATTTCTTTGACTGTCTACAGGAAGATTGTTTTGTGCTGTGACGCAGAGGTGGTTACCCTGGAGAAGGAACATTGTTATGCCATGCAGGGAAAAACACCTATTGATAAACTGTCCCTGCTTGTATCAGGCAG GATCAGAGTGACAGTCGATGGAGAGTTTCTGCattatatttttcctcttcaatttcTGGATTCTCCTGAATGGGATTCACTGAGGCCCACAGAAGAGGGAATATTCCAG GTGACGCTCACAGCAGAGACAGACTGTCGGTACGTGGcctggaggagaaagaagctgTACCTGCTGTTCGCTAAACACCGGTTCATCTCCCGCCTCTTCTCGGTTCTAATCGGGAGCGACATCGCGGACAAACTGTACGCGCTGAACGACAGGGTGCACGTGGGCAACGACTCCCGCTACGACATTCGCTTACCCAACCTCTACCACGTGGCGCTGCCCGAGAGCCCTCCGGTGCAGCTCTCGCACCGCCTGCAGAGAGGGTCCCCCCGGCGCCAGCCCGCGGCGCTCACCCACTGCGGCCCCTTGGGCACACGGGCCTAG